A single region of the Vicinamibacteria bacterium genome encodes:
- a CDS encoding PadR family transcriptional regulator, whose product MGRSSRNALDAAKKGSADLLILALLDEAALHGYDIARRIEARSGGTLSFTLASLYATLYRLEARGWIRGRWVERAGQRRRRYYRITATGRRVLAAQREDWRRFISALTEAAGLEPA is encoded by the coding sequence ATGGGACGGTCCTCGCGAAATGCCCTCGATGCCGCAAAGAAGGGCAGCGCCGATCTGCTGATTCTGGCGCTACTCGATGAAGCCGCTCTCCATGGCTACGACATCGCTCGCCGCATCGAGGCGCGCTCGGGCGGCACGCTGAGCTTCACTCTCGCGTCGCTCTATGCCACCCTCTATCGGCTCGAGGCACGGGGATGGATTCGCGGCCGTTGGGTCGAGCGCGCCGGCCAGCGCCGCCGCCGCTACTACCGCATCACCGCTACGGGTCGCAGAGTGCTCGCCGCGCAGCGGGAAGACTGGCGGCGATTCATCAGCGCGCTCACGGAGGCGGCGGGCCTCGAACCCGCTTGA
- a CDS encoding PQQ-binding-like beta-propeller repeat protein translates to MALVILATAWSNPATSDGSNNWPGFRGPGSLPVSNNPKLPERWSTTQNVEWVTEVPGVGWSSPVVWGRRIFLTSATSEQPMKQPSLGTDFSNDYIAELRAEGLPPEEIEKRLWERDREMPDEIVIRLMLTCHDLETGKLLWQRQIYQGNPKGGRHRKNSFASETPVVDGEKIYVYSTHLGLYAYELDGNPAWVTPLEPHQTIRDYGAGASPALHKDRLFVLNDNEDQGFIAAFDKETGKEVWRTLRSMEERRKTGWSTPFVWENVLRTELVTVGPGVVISYDLDGRELWQMKRMAAVSIQSPFAWDGILYVTAGSSGGENRPMVAIRPGGSGDITPPERENKNEHVVWYNRLAGGTYLPTPVIYDGAIYVLYEKGIFARYDIETGEREYRSRIAPGAAAFTASPWAYNGKVFALSEEGDTFVIEAGDEYRLLAVNSLNEWAMASPAIVGDRLIIRTQTRLYSIRNLD, encoded by the coding sequence TTGGCGCTAGTCATCTTAGCGACGGCTTGGAGCAACCCGGCAACCTCGGATGGCTCCAACAACTGGCCGGGTTTTCGTGGCCCCGGATCACTTCCGGTTTCGAACAATCCCAAGCTTCCCGAGCGCTGGTCCACCACCCAGAACGTCGAGTGGGTGACGGAGGTTCCCGGGGTCGGTTGGTCGTCGCCCGTCGTCTGGGGACGAAGAATCTTCCTGACCTCTGCGACCAGCGAGCAACCGATGAAACAGCCCTCGCTCGGTACGGACTTCAGCAACGATTACATTGCCGAGCTGCGAGCCGAGGGACTCCCGCCCGAAGAGATCGAGAAACGACTCTGGGAACGCGACCGGGAAATGCCCGACGAGATCGTGATCCGCCTGATGCTCACCTGTCACGACCTCGAGACGGGGAAGCTCCTCTGGCAGCGACAGATTTATCAGGGCAACCCCAAGGGCGGACGTCACCGCAAGAACAGTTTCGCGTCGGAGACGCCCGTCGTCGACGGCGAGAAAATATATGTCTATTCCACCCATCTGGGCCTGTACGCCTACGAACTCGACGGGAACCCGGCATGGGTGACTCCTCTCGAGCCCCACCAGACGATTCGCGATTACGGTGCGGGGGCCTCGCCCGCGCTCCACAAAGACCGACTATTCGTCTTGAACGACAACGAAGACCAGGGATTCATCGCCGCTTTCGACAAGGAAACGGGAAAGGAAGTCTGGCGTACACTCCGCTCGATGGAGGAGCGCCGGAAGACGGGCTGGTCCACTCCCTTCGTGTGGGAGAACGTCCTGCGGACCGAGCTCGTCACGGTCGGGCCGGGCGTGGTCATCAGCTACGACCTCGACGGCCGCGAGCTCTGGCAAATGAAACGCATGGCCGCGGTTAGCATTCAGAGCCCGTTTGCCTGGGACGGCATCTTGTACGTGACCGCGGGAAGCTCCGGCGGGGAGAACCGGCCGATGGTGGCAATCCGTCCAGGCGGGTCGGGAGACATCACGCCGCCCGAGCGAGAGAACAAGAACGAGCACGTCGTCTGGTACAACCGGCTCGCCGGAGGAACTTATCTCCCCACGCCCGTGATTTACGATGGCGCCATATACGTGCTCTACGAGAAGGGAATCTTCGCACGCTACGACATCGAGACCGGAGAGCGGGAGTACCGGTCCCGAATCGCCCCCGGTGCCGCGGCTTTCACCGCTTCCCCGTGGGCGTACAACGGCAAGGTCTTCGCCCTGAGTGAAGAAGGAGACACCTTCGTGATCGAGGCGGGAGACGAGTACCGGCTGCTCGCCGTCAACTCTCTCAACGAGTGGGCCATGGCGAGCCCGGCCATCGTCGGCGACCGTCTCATCATCCGGACGCAGACGCGTCTCTACTCCATTCGCAATCTGGATTAG